Proteins co-encoded in one Chitinophagales bacterium genomic window:
- a CDS encoding aspartyl protease family protein, producing the protein MNIEQHIAIPFTISPTNHFLIDGQLNDIFTRYILDSGAGKCCLSLSKATELDLVVAESGHTASGVGEGYMNRFEVVVPKLSIGDWTTTDFAAAGLDLSAMNQALVGIGATAVDGIIGADILLENDVVMDYQQMHLRIEGNKIGFECIRSNHAVVEVELNNNNEKSLFIVDTGAGQTCIDIEKAERWGLTLKELEDKATGIGSTSMPISSAMIPKVRFGNFDIFEYNMTIIDLAHVNEAFAEIGTKEVDAIIGADVLLKYEAIIDCKDKMLYLRTL; encoded by the coding sequence ATGAATATTGAACAACACATAGCTATCCCCTTCACAATTTCTCCTACCAATCACTTTCTGATTGATGGACAATTGAATGACATTTTTACACGATACATTTTAGATTCTGGAGCAGGAAAGTGTTGTTTAAGTCTCAGCAAAGCTACCGAACTTGATTTGGTAGTGGCAGAAAGTGGGCATACTGCTTCAGGTGTGGGAGAGGGTTATATGAATCGTTTTGAAGTAGTTGTACCCAAATTGTCAATTGGAGATTGGACAACCACAGATTTCGCAGCAGCAGGACTGGATTTATCTGCTATGAATCAAGCTCTTGTAGGTATTGGCGCAACAGCAGTCGATGGTATCATTGGAGCAGATATCTTGCTGGAAAACGATGTGGTGATGGACTACCAACAAATGCATTTGAGGATTGAAGGAAATAAAATAGGTTTTGAATGTATTAGAAGCAATCATGCGGTGGTAGAAGTGGAGCTAAATAACAACAACGAAAAATCGCTTTTCATCGTAGATACAGGAGCTGGTCAAACGTGTATTGATATTGAAAAAGCAGAAAGATGGGGTTTGACCTTAAAGGAATTAGAAGATAAAGCTACGGGTATCGGCAGCACAAGTATGCCTATTTCTTCTGCAATGATTCCTAAAGTACGTTTCGGCAATTTCGATATTTTTGAATACAATATGACCATTATTGATCTTGCCCATGTCAATGAAGCATTTGCAGAAATTGGCACGAAGGAAGTTGATGCTATTATCGGCGCAGATGTGTTATTGAAGTATGAAGCTATTATTGACTGCAAAGATAAAATGCTGTATCTAAGAACACTGTAA
- the ychF gene encoding redox-regulated ATPase YchF — protein MALKCGIVGLPNVGKSTLFNCLSNAEALAANYPFATIEPNIGVVNVPDERMTKLEELVNPQRVVPTTVEIVDIAGLVAGASKGEGLGNQFLGNIRDTDAIVHVIRCFDDDNVVHVSGSIDPIRDKEIIDIELQLKDLESVEKRIEKLQKRLKTNDKDVQKGIDILQVYKAHLETGQSARTAPLEPEARAFFNDLHLLTNKPILYVCNVDEDSAVEGNQYTKALEEAVKDEGAEVLYISAGMESEIMQLETYEERMEFLQEMGLTEPGINKLIQSCYRLLNLITYFTAGVKEVRAWTITKGTKAPQAAAVIHTDFEKGFIRAEVIGYEHYVTYGSESAVKEAGKFRVEGKEYVVADGDVMHFRFNV, from the coding sequence ATGGCTTTAAAATGTGGTATTGTCGGCTTGCCGAATGTCGGAAAATCAACCTTGTTCAACTGTTTGTCTAATGCAGAGGCATTGGCTGCAAATTATCCTTTCGCAACCATCGAACCCAACATAGGTGTGGTGAATGTACCCGATGAGCGAATGACAAAATTGGAGGAACTGGTAAACCCGCAGCGAGTAGTGCCAACAACAGTAGAGATTGTCGACATTGCAGGTTTGGTAGCAGGCGCAAGCAAAGGAGAAGGTTTGGGCAATCAGTTTTTGGGGAATATCCGAGATACAGATGCCATTGTGCATGTTATTCGCTGTTTTGATGACGACAATGTGGTGCATGTAAGTGGCAGCATTGACCCTATTCGTGACAAAGAGATCATTGACATTGAACTGCAATTGAAGGATTTAGAATCGGTTGAAAAACGTATCGAAAAATTACAGAAAAGATTGAAAACCAATGATAAAGATGTGCAAAAAGGTATTGATATTTTACAGGTCTATAAAGCGCACCTCGAAACAGGACAATCTGCAAGAACTGCTCCTTTGGAGCCAGAAGCTCGTGCTTTTTTCAATGATTTACACTTGCTGACCAACAAGCCGATTTTGTATGTCTGCAATGTAGATGAAGATTCGGCAGTAGAGGGCAATCAATATACCAAAGCACTTGAAGAAGCGGTGAAAGATGAAGGAGCAGAGGTATTGTATATTTCGGCTGGTATGGAATCAGAAATCATGCAGTTGGAAACCTATGAGGAACGCATGGAATTTTTGCAGGAAATGGGCTTGACTGAACCTGGTATCAACAAATTGATTCAGTCTTGTTACCGTTTATTGAATCTCATCACTTATTTCACGGCAGGAGTGAAAGAAGTGCGTGCATGGACGATTACAAAAGGAACAAAAGCACCACAGGCAGCGGCTGTAATTCACACCGATTTTGAAAAAGGATTTATTCGAGCAGAGGTGATTGGCTATGAACATTATGTAACATACGGCTCGGAGTCAGCGGTCAAAGAAGCGGGTAAATTTAGAGTGGAAGGGAAGGAATATGTGGTGGCTGATGGAGATGTGATGCACTTTAGGTTCAATGTGTAG
- a CDS encoding response regulator transcription factor codes for MDHSMIKVLIVDDEKDVLEFVGYNLRKENFKVFTAKNGQEGIDMAKEMRPNLILLDVMMPVLDGIQTCQELRTQSDFNHTMICFLTAMREEFTHLMALDAGADDYILKPIQPRLLITKVKSLVRRMVVEEKTSTIVVLDLKINNETFEVTQNGELIEFVRKEFFLLHLLASKPGRVFTRNEILERVWGNDVIVNDRTIDVHIRKIREKLGDNYIKTVKGVGYKFDA; via the coding sequence ATGGACCATTCAATGATAAAAGTATTGATAGTTGACGATGAAAAAGATGTCTTAGAGTTCGTTGGCTACAATTTGCGGAAAGAAAACTTCAAGGTATTTACGGCTAAAAATGGACAAGAAGGCATTGACATGGCAAAAGAAATGCGTCCAAATTTAATTTTACTCGATGTAATGATGCCTGTATTAGATGGTATCCAGACTTGTCAAGAATTGCGGACACAGAGTGATTTCAATCATACCATGATTTGTTTTTTAACCGCTATGCGTGAAGAATTTACACATCTAATGGCATTGGATGCAGGAGCTGATGACTACATTCTCAAACCCATTCAACCTCGCTTATTGATTACTAAAGTTAAATCTTTGGTACGCAGAATGGTAGTGGAAGAAAAAACATCTACAATTGTCGTTTTAGACCTCAAGATCAACAATGAAACATTTGAAGTAACCCAAAATGGAGAATTGATTGAATTTGTGCGAAAAGAGTTTTTTCTACTCCATCTACTGGCTTCAAAACCTGGACGTGTGTTTACACGCAATGAAATTCTTGAAAGAGTATGGGGAAATGATGTGATCGTAAATGATAGAACCATAGATGTTCACATCCGCAAAATCAGGGAAAAACTGGGCGATAACTATATCAAAACGGTGAAAGGGGTAGGGTATAAATTTGACGCATAA